The following proteins are encoded in a genomic region of Ornithodoros turicata isolate Travis unplaced genomic scaffold, ASM3712646v1 Chromosome21, whole genome shotgun sequence:
- the LOC135373129 gene encoding uncharacterized protein LOC135373129 encodes MGSLFDLKPVTSISDVKGLRELHETVTVRIRNLKSLGVTLSQYAIAVREAVLRKIPKELELEYYKQKDEESTVDTLTSLLDFLETEIECRERVRRSAEDVPLPKRRAPLTPSASSLTANATDSSCILCKSSQHLLESCDRGLSPDEIRNTLRREGCCFLCGKKGHRSKDCRVCWKLRCGRCHRRHLTQLCLGSSRTEQPAASNPSSALAATTSTENVVTSLSSSTIFSSPRSEVLLQTAKVWLEGSNGRRILARILLDGGSQRSFICQEVATKIGCNMIRTENLRVHTLGNVSSRRNKYRCVQVLLRSQFSSASIVIEAVEYDDICSDSLPSLNSTAAQHVKSMGLKLADEPSAPTEISLLLGSDFYWKAVTGVTVRLSEYLVAAETLFG; translated from the coding sequence ATGGGATCGCTCTTTGATCTCAAGCCGGTGACGTCCATTAGCGATGTCAAGGGTTTGCGTGAGCTGCACGAGACGGTTACAGTCAGAATAAGGAACCTGAAGAGCCTCGGAGTCACGCTGAGCCAGTACGCGATTGCCGTTCGTGAGGCTGTCCTGCGGAAGATCCCCAAGGAACTCGAATTGGAATACTATAAACAGAAGGATGAAGAGTCGACTGTTGACACACTGACATCTCTTCTGGACTTCCTTGAGACTGAGATTGAGTGCCGCGAGCGAGTTCGACGTTCAGCGGAGGACGTTCCCCTTCCGAAACGCAGGGCACCCTTAACACCTTCTGCGTCGTCACTTACGGCCAATGCGACGGACTCTTCATGCATCTTATGCAAGTCCTCCCAGCATCTTCTGGAAAGCTGTGACAGAGGGCTGAGTCCAGATGAAATCAGAAATACCCTACGTCGCGAAGGTTGTTGTTTCCTCTGTGGAAAGAAGGGCCACCGCTCCAAGGACTGCCGTGTCTGCTGGAAGCTCCGATGTGGACGCTGTCACAGGCGACATCTCACTCAGCTATGCCTGGGCTCGTCGAGGACTGAACAGCCTGCCGCCTCCAATCCCTCTTCTGCGCTTGCCGCCACTACCTCCACCGAAAACGTTGTGACGTCCTTGTCGTCATCAACTATTTTTTCATCTCCACGCTCTGAGGTACTGCTGCAAACTGCTAAGGTGTGGCTCGAAGGAAGCAACGGCCGGAGGATCCTAGCCAGAATCCTTCTCGACGGTGGCAGCCAGCGTAGTTTCATCTGTCAAGAAGTAGCGACGAAGATCGGGTGCAACATGATCAGAACCGAAAATTTGAGGGTCCATACTCTTGGCAACGTCTCTTCGCGCCGCAATAAGTACCGTTGCGTTCAAGTGCTTTTACGGAGCCAGTTCTCCTCCGCGAGTATCGTGATCGAAGCAGTGGAGTACGACGACATCTGCTCGGACAGCTTACCGTCCTTGAATTCGACAGCGGCACAGCATGTGAAAAGCATGGGTCTCAAGCTTGCCGACGAGCCCTCAGCTCCTACCGAAATCTCCCTGCTACTTGGATCCGACTTTTACTGGAAAGCAGTCACCGGCGTAACAGTCCGGTTGTCCGAGTACCTGGTAGCAGCAGAGACGCTCTTCGGGTGA
- the LOC135373130 gene encoding uncharacterized protein LOC135373130 codes for MRVGVLSEDTASIDSQLQAFWELEHLGITDPYPSDLDTDSVLQDFRATTKLVDGRYVVRLPWKSERQPALGDNKALAVQRLEATTRKLRRDPALMEEYDSTIRQYLNLDHAERVSAPESVSGPLYHMPHHAVIRRDRETTKVRIVFDASSKSPGCISLNEALHAGPNLNPDVLQLLLQFRTYEVALTADVEKAFLQIQLDPSDRDCLRFLWYAAPPKTGEPLPPVETWRMTRVPFGAKSSPFLLAATIRHHLKSAETSYPQTAPLLSNHFYVDDLVVGVATVQEALTLYHESQAIFRDAGMKLVKWTTNRSELQGTFEADGTASPSATSQRKVLGLGWVISTDEIRYSLKSITEFLESNLNTGTKRYVLQAVARIYDPFGYVTPYVVKAKILLQRIWLAKLNWDDRLPEDLMSTWSTWCRQVPLLARVSLPRRLTALNISEASCSLHIFSDASPRAYGAAAYLVINDGSGYTEACLVLAKTRVAPLKTVSPPRLELMGAVIASRLLKFVQSALAVTHAATILWTDSEITLHWIYGAPSDWKPFVQNRVAEIQGVTDPHQWRHCPGHDNPADLLTRGTSCLHLIESKLWWKGPSWLIDQQSWPPPWRVPQETSEEVRNEAKGSDLYCTASVKVPIMNADRYSSLHKLLRVTAWALRFLHNSTHPSQKKTGVLTAEEISAAEEYWILTAQRESFGPHPTTHKSLQNVSLFHDGKGVLRMTGRLQYSDLHESAKHPIVIPSDHPITAMLIIRAHTRLLHAGVQETLAELREEHWIIRGRQVVRKTLHGCRICRRAKAQACSEATAPLPRDRLSQAPPFTVTGTDYAGPLYYKCSERSARKCYILIFTCAVTRAVHLE; via the coding sequence ATGCGGGTAGGCGTGCTATCCGAAGATACTGCGAGTATCGACTCTCAGCTACAAGCGTTCTGGGAACTAGAACATTTAGGCATTACTGACCCCTATCCATCTGACCTCGACACCGATTCCGTTCTGCAGGATTTTCGGGCCACCACAAAGCTGGTTGACGGTCGTTACGTTGTACGCCTACCTTGGAAATCGGAAAGGCAACCAGCCTTAGGAGACAATAAGGCGTTAGCGGTTCAACGACTTGAGGCTACTACAAGGAAACTACGACGAGATCCAGCACTGATGGAAGAGTATGATTCTACCATTCGGCAATACCTTAATCTCGATCACGCTGAGCGTGTTTCTGCGCCTGAGTCAGTGTCTGGACCTCTGTATCACATGCCGCACCATGCAGTCATACGAAGAGACCGCGAGACTACAAAGGTCCGTATTGTATTCGATGCGTCGTCGAAGTCCCCTGGTTGCATCTCCCTCAACGAGGCCTTACACGCTGGACCAAACCTGAACCCCGACGTCCTACAACTGTTGCTACAGTTTCGCACGTACGAAGTGGCTCTAACGGCGGATGTAGAGAAGGCATTCCTTCAAATTCAACTGGACCCATCCGACCGTGACTGTCTGCGATTCTTGTGGTATGCCGCTCCTCCTAAGACGGGTGAACCTTTGCCACCGGTTGAGACTTGGCGGATGACACGGGTTCCCTTCGGAGCGAAATCGAGCCCCTTCCTCCTTGCAGCGACTATACGTCATCATCTAAAGTCAGCAGAGACATCGTACCCGCAGACAGCTCCTTTGCTGTCAAACCACTTTTATGTGGACGATCTCGTTGTCGGCGTCGCCACCGTCCAGGAGGCGCTCACTCTTTACCACGAATCACAAGCAATATTTCGTGACGCTGGCATGAAGCTGGTGAAATGGACTACCAACCGCTCGGAGCTTCAGGGAACTTTCGAGGCCGATGGAACTGCAAGCCCATCCGCTACGTCACAGAGGAAGGTTCTTGGACTCGGTTGGGTCATCAGCACCGATGAAATCCGGTACTCCCTGAAATCCATCACGGAGTTCCTCGAGAGTAACTTGAACACCGGCACTAAGCGTTATGTGCTTCAAGCCGTTGCACGTATCTATGATCCGTTCGGCTACGTGACGCCATACGTTGTCAAGGCCAAGATTCTGCTACAACGTATTTGGCTGGCAAAGCTGAACTGGGACGACCGGCTACCAGAAGATCTCATGAGCACGTGGTCTACGTGGTGCAGACAGGTACCCCTACTGGCTCGCGTTTCCCTACCGCGGAGGTTAACTGCTCTCAACATTTCTGAAGCCTCCTGCTCGTTGCACATTttcagcgacgccagtccgcgaGCATATGGGGCAGCAGCTTATCTTGTGATTAATGACGGTAGTGGATATACCGAAGCGTGCCTCGTTTTGGCGAAGACCAGAGTTGCTCCGCTGAAGACAGTCTCACCACCAAGGTTGGAACTGATGGGCGCAGTAATCGCTTCTCGGCTTTTGAAGTTCGTTCAGAGTGCGTTAGCAGTAACTCATGCCGCGACTATTCTGTGGACGGACTCGGAGATAACACTGCACTGGATTTACGGAGCACCAAGCGACTGGAAACCGTTCGTGCAGAACCGAGTGGCTGAAATACAGGGCGTTACGGATCCTCATCAGTGGCGACATTGTCCGGGCCATGACAATCCTGCAGACCTGCTCACAAGGGGTACTTCATGTCTTCACCTGATAGAGAGCAAACTCTGGTGGAAAGGTCCGTCATGGCTCATCGATCAGCAGTCTTGGCCTCCACCTTGGCGGGTTCCGCAAGAAACGTCTGAGGAGGTGCGAAACGAGGCTAAGGGTAGCGACTTGTACTGTACCGCATCTGTAAAGGTTCCCATAATGAATGCGGACAGGTACAGTTCGCTTCACAAGCTGCTGCGGGTTACCGCCTGGGCCTTGAGGTTCCTGCACAACAGTACGCACCCCTCCCAGAAGAAGACTGGTGTCCTTACAGCCGAGGAGATCTCAGCGGCGGAAGAGTACTGGATTTTGACGGCTCAGCGTGAGTCTTTTGGGCCTCATCCGACCACTCACAAGTCCCTTCAGAATGTATCGCTGTTTCATGACGGGAAAGGCGTCCTCCGCATGACAGGTCGACTGCAGTACAGCGATCTCCACGAATCAGCGAAGCACCCCATTGTCATACCTTCGGATCACCCGATTACGGCAATGCTGATTATCCGGGCACACACAAGACTGCTTCATGCCGGAGTTCAAGAAACCTTGGCAGAACTGCGCGAAGAGCATTGGATTATTCGGGGACGTCAAGTAGTGAGGAAGACTCTGCACGGATGCCGTATCTGTCGCCGAGCAAAGGCCCAGGCCTGCTCAGAAGCCACTGCTCCTCTGCCACGAGACCGTTTATCCCAGGCGCCGCCTTTTACAGTCACCGGTACGGATTACGCAGGACCACTGTACTACAAATGCTCGGAGCGGTCCGCTAGGAAGTGCTACATCCTAATCTTCACTTGTGCGGTGACTAGAGCAGTCCACCTGGAATAG
- the LOC135373131 gene encoding uncharacterized protein LOC135373131 translates to MYSDNFRTFKRVRRDLTLDRLSQHPQVSGFLTGRRLSWKFIVERAAWWGGFWERLIRTVKTCLRKILGRSTLGYEDLATILAEIEAVMNSRPLTYVSEDPNDFAAITPSHFLVGHRLTALPSREPRAATGSTPVDLRRRWIYQERLTDRLWEKWTKEYILSLRSANTCKPVQSRSVKVGDLVLISAEQRPRISWPLGRVSQVRVSPDGRIRSCEVTLPGGRTLNRPVQLLYRLEADS, encoded by the coding sequence ATGTATTCGGATAATTTTAGAACGTTCAAGCGAGTGCGGCGCGATCTCACCCTCGATAGGCTGTCGCAGCATCCTCAAGTAAGCGGGTTCCTCACGGGGCGCCGCCTCTCATGGAAGTTCATCGTAGAACGAGCAGCCTGGTGGGGTGGGTTCTGGGAGCGTCTGATTCGAACCGTAAAGACGTGCCTGCGCAAGATTCTAGGCAGAAGCACCCTTGGATACGAAGATCTTGCTACGATCCTCGCCGAAATCGAAGCTGTGATGAATTCTCGGCCACTAACATACGTCTCGGAAGACCCAAACGATTTTGCGGCCATCACCCCCTCCCACTTTTTAGTAGGCCACAGGCTCACCGCTCTCCCATCACGCGAGCCAAGAGCCGCAACCGGGTCAACTCCCGTGGACCTACGACGACGATGGATTTACCAGGAGAGGTTGACAGACCGGCTTTGGGAAAAGTGGACGAAAGAATATATCCTTTCCTTGCGATCGGCCAACACCTGCAAGCCTGTCCAGTCACGCAGTGTTAAGGTCGGTGACCTGGTGCTGATATCCGCTGAGCAGAGACCACGAATATCTTGGCCTCTAGGGCGAGTCAGCCAGGTCAGGGTCAGCCCAGACGGAAGGATACGGTCGTGCGAAGTGACCCTGCCAGGAGGACGGACACTCAACAGGCCGGTCCAGCTTCTCTACAGACTGGAAGCAGACAGCTGA